One genomic segment of Gadus chalcogrammus isolate NIFS_2021 chromosome 3, NIFS_Gcha_1.0, whole genome shotgun sequence includes these proteins:
- the lrrtm1 gene encoding leucine-rich repeat transmembrane neuronal protein 1, giving the protein MLMDFLLIGLYLKWPLRKPTGLILVSLGLLLRTAAQAEGGCPRQCRCDSKLLYCEGLNLTDIPRNLSSAMGLSMRENNLTELREGHLAGLAQLTWLYLDHNNIDLVEEGAFDRLRRVKELDLSSNRIESLPNATFRPLPNLRILDLSYNRLQALEPDLFHGLRKLTNLHLRYNALKFVPVRIFQDCRSMQFLDLGYNQLQSLARNSFAGLFKLTELHLEHNELVKVNLAHFPRLSALRTLYMHNNRAAIMVSTLDWTWQYLEKIDLSGNEIEYIEPHVFESTPHLKVLMLDSNRLSAVEPRILDSWASLDSITLAGNDWECNRNVCALASWLSAFRGQRDSTLMCSSPDIAQGEDVLDAVYAFQLCEDPPSEVTTAGPYASTRDRARGSGGGSVLVGPFTLGPYEGKGGESATGSFTEPAGGDMDDLESTMQIHKVVTGTMALIFSFLIVVLMLYVAWKCFPAGIRQLRQCFTSQRRKQKQKQSMQQMAAISTPEYYVDYKPNHIEGALVIINEYGSCTCQQPASRECEV; this is encoded by the coding sequence ATGCTGATGGATTTCCTCCTAATTGGTCTGTATTTAAAGTGGCCACTGAGGAAACCCACGGGGCTGATACTGGTTTCTCTGGGCCTGCTCCTGCGGACGGCGGCCCAGGCGGAGGGGGGCTGTCCGAGGCAGTGCCGCTGCGACAGCAAGCTGCTGTACTGCGAGGGGCTCAACCTCACTGACATCCCCCGCAACCTGAGCAGCGCCATGGGCCTGTCCATGCGGGAGAACAACCTGACGGAGCTGCGCGAGGGCCACCTGGCCGGCCTGGCGCAGCTCACCTGGCTCTACCTGGACCACAACAACATCGACCTGGTAGAGGAAGGCGCCTTCGATAGGCTGCGGCGGGTCaaggagctggacctgagcagCAATCGCATCGAGAGCCTGCCCAACGCCACCTTCAGGCCCCTCCCCAACCTCCGCATTCTGGATCTATCGTACAACCGTCTGCAAGCCCTGGAGCCCGACCTGTTCCACGGCCTGAGGAAGCTGACTAATTTGCATCTGCGCTACAACGCTCTGAAATTTGTGCCTGTGCGGATCTTTCAGGACTGCAGGAGCATGCAGTTCCTGGACCTGGGATACAACCAGCTACAGAGCCTGGCGCGGAACTCCTTCGCCGGGCTGTTCAAGCTCACAGAGCTGCATCTGGAGCACAACGAGCTGGTGAAAGTCAACCTGGCCCACTTCCCCCGCCTGAGCGCCCTGCGTACTTTGTATATGCACAACAACCGCGCCGCCATCATGGTGAGCACCCTGGACTGGACCTGGCAGTACCTGGAAAAGATTGATTTGTCGGGCAACGAGATCGAGTACATCGAGCCCCACGTGTTCGAGAGCACCCCCCACCTGAAGGTGCTCATGCTGGACTCCAACCGGCTGAGTGCCGTGGAGCCGCGCATACTGGACTCCTGGGCCTCCCTGGATAGTATCACCTTGGCGGGGAACGACTGGGAGTGCAACCGCAACGTGTGCGCCCTGGCCTCCTGGCTGAGCGCCTTCCGGGGCCAGCGGGACAGCACCCTCATGTGCTCCAGCCCGGACATCGCCCAGGGGGAGGACGTGCTGGACGCCGTTTACGCCTTCCAGCTCTGCGAGGACCCCCCCTCGGAGGTCACCACGGCGGGGCCCTACGCCTCCACGCGGGACCGGGCCcggggcagcggcggcggcagcgtccTGGTGGGGCCCTTCACCCTTGGCCCCTACGAGGGCAAGGGCGGGGAGTCGGCGACGGGCTCCTTCACGGAGCCCGCCGGCGGCGACATGGACGACCTGGAGAGCACCATGCAGATCCACAAGGTGGTGACGGGCACCATGGCGCtcatcttctccttcctcaTCGTGGTGCTCATGCTCTACGTGGCCTGGAAGTGCTTCCCGGCCGGGATCAGGCAGCTGCGgcagtgcttcaccagccagcggcgcaagcagaagcagaagcagagcATGCAGCAAATGGCTGCCATCTCCACACCGGAGTACTACGTTGACTATAAACCCAACCACATCGAGGGGGCCCTGGTCATCATCAACGAGTACGGCTCCTGTACATGCCAGCAGCCCGCTTCTAGGGAGTGTGAGGTTTGA